The Sphingomonas sp. OV641 genome contains a region encoding:
- a CDS encoding conjugal transfer protein TraN, whose amino-acid sequence MRGGRLLIGLLAPVLAAQALAQAQSTQQGQQGVGDFYGLGDYTYFSDTTPKPTPTPTPTSAPVARTTVTSVAEPSAAPARTTASTARTVQPAASSNAVAAEPSAQSSSSTYTYPKGDMAAARAAAKALATPARQASGGIISSTDLPSTIPGFSSGTQPGEAYADDPDALIAAGGSAAGANEAWQLVTDPGRKVVTVPAGDLTRAQDVEKDPNSYLAGQSVGGADGSCKPLPPNGTTDYYEATCNKGAKLEETPATCTGRMDPVIVDTLRYFYYGVRDQNEGQGFARNSVMQAKVSAGLCRVEAGTPHICDAQIELGAGGDNVEDYRRWCKSLSSMRTTAQLYSCSAEIPQAEIPAHQNYATGTVYLRKEGTREVTLTRNEGSCPALVSDTACTATGPEVCTEGPETRIIDGVSVTASCWAWSRPFTCQRITQASDCSDLENGGKCTFLRDECLDDPQSGPCQVTTKVYKCPVPTPPSTGPKQYICGDDVYCIDGECEPVEREASTEFKDAVVGLHALGQANAEFDPDTLTLFSGKRQTCHKPVFGLVNCCAGKASGLITTAAGAAAIAGGPVAIAALATPFLTMFMCSNDEKLLDVQDRMGMCHKLGEYCSDKVLGICTSKKTAYCCFESKLSRILQEQGRPQINKPWGSAKKETCKGFTLDEFSRLDLSVMDFTEVYAEFVDAAKLPDEIETSRQIQERIKAYYEAKKNQ is encoded by the coding sequence GTGCGGGGGGGCCGCCTCCTGATCGGTCTCCTCGCGCCGGTCCTGGCAGCGCAGGCGCTCGCCCAGGCCCAGTCCACTCAGCAGGGCCAGCAGGGCGTCGGCGACTTCTACGGCCTGGGCGACTACACCTACTTCAGCGACACGACCCCCAAGCCCACCCCGACCCCCACACCCACATCCGCGCCGGTCGCCAGGACGACGGTGACCAGCGTCGCCGAGCCGAGCGCGGCTCCCGCGCGGACCACCGCCAGCACCGCCCGCACGGTTCAGCCCGCAGCGTCGAGCAATGCTGTCGCGGCCGAGCCGAGCGCGCAGTCGAGCAGTTCGACCTACACCTATCCCAAAGGGGACATGGCGGCGGCACGCGCCGCGGCGAAGGCACTGGCGACCCCGGCACGCCAGGCTTCGGGCGGCATCATCTCCTCTACCGATCTGCCCTCGACCATCCCGGGCTTCAGCAGCGGCACGCAGCCCGGCGAAGCCTATGCCGATGATCCCGATGCGCTGATCGCGGCCGGCGGGTCGGCCGCTGGCGCGAACGAGGCGTGGCAGCTCGTCACCGATCCGGGCCGCAAGGTCGTGACCGTACCTGCCGGCGATCTCACGCGCGCGCAGGACGTCGAGAAGGACCCGAACAGCTATCTCGCCGGTCAGTCGGTGGGCGGCGCCGACGGTAGCTGCAAGCCGCTGCCTCCCAACGGCACCACCGATTATTACGAGGCGACCTGCAACAAGGGCGCGAAGCTCGAGGAAACGCCTGCGACCTGCACCGGCAGGATGGACCCGGTAATCGTCGATACGCTCAGGTACTTCTACTACGGCGTGCGCGACCAGAACGAGGGCCAGGGGTTCGCGCGCAACAGCGTCATGCAGGCCAAGGTCAGCGCCGGCCTGTGCCGGGTCGAGGCGGGGACGCCGCATATCTGCGATGCGCAGATCGAATTGGGGGCGGGCGGCGACAACGTCGAAGACTATCGTCGCTGGTGCAAGAGCCTGTCCTCAATGCGCACCACCGCGCAGCTCTATTCCTGCTCGGCCGAAATACCCCAGGCCGAGATCCCGGCCCACCAGAATTACGCGACCGGCACGGTGTATCTCAGGAAGGAAGGCACGCGCGAGGTCACGCTGACGCGCAATGAGGGAAGCTGTCCGGCGCTGGTGTCCGACACCGCCTGCACCGCGACCGGCCCGGAGGTCTGCACCGAGGGGCCTGAGACGCGGATCATCGACGGTGTGTCGGTCACGGCATCGTGCTGGGCGTGGTCGCGGCCGTTCACCTGTCAGCGCATCACCCAGGCGTCCGATTGCAGCGATCTGGAGAACGGCGGGAAATGCACCTTCCTGCGTGACGAGTGCCTCGACGATCCGCAGTCCGGTCCGTGCCAGGTCACGACGAAGGTCTACAAATGCCCGGTCCCGACGCCGCCTTCGACCGGTCCCAAGCAATATATCTGCGGTGATGACGTCTATTGCATCGACGGCGAATGCGAACCGGTCGAGCGCGAGGCGTCGACCGAGTTCAAGGACGCCGTGGTCGGGCTGCACGCGCTGGGCCAGGCCAATGCCGAGTTCGATCCCGATACGCTGACGCTGTTCTCGGGCAAGCGGCAGACCTGCCACAAGCCGGTGTTCGGACTGGTCAACTGCTGCGCGGGCAAGGCCTCGGGCCTCATCACGACCGCTGCCGGCGCGGCCGCGATCGCGGGCGGGCCGGTGGCGATCGCCGCGCTCGCGACGCCGTTCCTGACGATGTTCATGTGCTCGAACGACGAGAAGCTGCTCGACGTGCAGGACCGGATGGGGATGTGCCACAAGCTGGGCGAATATTGCTCGGACAAGGTGCTGGGCATCTGCACCTCCAAGAAGACGGCCTATTGCTGCTTCGAGAGCAAGCTGTCGCGCATCCTGCAGGAACAGGGTCGCCCGCAGATCAACAAGCCGTGGGGCAGCGCCAAGAAGGAAACCTGCAAGGGGTTCACGCTCGACGAATTCTCGCGCCTCGATCTGTCGGTGATGGATTTCACCGAGGTCTATGCCGAGTTCGTCGACGCCGCGAAGCTGCCCGACGAGATCGAAACCTCACGCCAGATCCAGGAGCGGATCAAGGCCTATTACGAGGCGAAGAAGAACCAATGA
- the traF gene encoding conjugal transfer protein TraF encodes MRKALTLALILSVASPVLTPATAQELTPLPDSVSSTRDAGDDGRDGGQDSYGSADDLGSADRVAAQTGDDFYCRERRLGTWFYCDKPKAKPAEQRSAQPARSSAEQLAAISKQLEELKARAILEPTPENISHYIAFQREQLDRASSFADMWQRTVWQNPDLDYTLQRPVSQLGKRTWLDTRNADRERVLSQISQRYGVFYFYSSACAACETFGPIMRSVSDRFGLTVMAISLDGGPTRAFPNYTVDTGQYKAMGMRGQQVPALVLFDTVTKQPMPIGYGVMAADEVMNRIFTLTSVKPGSDF; translated from the coding sequence ATGCGCAAGGCCCTGACCCTCGCTCTCATCCTCTCGGTCGCATCGCCCGTGCTGACGCCGGCGACGGCGCAGGAGCTGACGCCGCTGCCGGATTCGGTGTCGTCCACCCGCGATGCCGGTGACGACGGCCGCGATGGCGGTCAGGATAGCTATGGCAGCGCGGACGATCTCGGATCGGCCGACCGCGTCGCGGCGCAGACCGGCGACGACTTCTACTGCCGCGAACGGCGGCTCGGCACCTGGTTCTACTGCGACAAGCCCAAAGCCAAGCCCGCCGAGCAGCGGTCGGCGCAGCCCGCGCGGTCGTCGGCCGAGCAGCTTGCGGCGATCTCGAAACAGCTGGAGGAGTTGAAGGCGCGGGCGATCCTCGAGCCGACGCCCGAGAACATCAGCCACTATATCGCCTTCCAGCGCGAGCAGCTCGATCGCGCCTCGTCGTTCGCCGACATGTGGCAGCGCACGGTGTGGCAGAACCCCGACCTCGACTACACGCTCCAGCGCCCCGTCAGCCAGCTGGGCAAGCGAACCTGGCTCGACACGCGCAACGCCGATCGCGAGCGCGTGTTGTCGCAGATCTCCCAGCGGTACGGCGTGTTCTATTTCTACTCGTCGGCCTGCGCCGCGTGCGAGACCTTCGGGCCGATCATGCGCAGCGTCTCGGATCGCTTCGGCCTGACCGTCATGGCGATCTCGCTCGATGGCGGGCCGACCCGTGCCTTCCCGAACTACACGGTCGACACCGGGCAATACAAGGCGATGGGCATGCGCGGCCAGCAGGTGCCCGCGCTCGTCCTATTCGACACCGTCACCAAGCAGCCGATGCCGATCGGCTACGGCGTGATGGCGGCCGACGAGGTGATGAACCGCATCTTCACACTGACCAGCGTCAAGCCCGGGAGTGACTTCTGA
- the traU gene encoding conjugal transfer pilus assembly protein TraU: protein MIRRLLTLLGMIAAFALLPAPASALPANCTGKFVNPITDVCWSCLFPLSVGGAHIWPGSRPDTKNPSLPVCACGSPIPRIGISIGFWEPARLVDVTTKPWCFPNLGGLRLNPGLDIGQGQYTGPLIKGGATQASANWQAHYYVYPLLYWMEILTDFLCFEQASFDVAYMTEIDPLWNDDVLTTLINPEVALFNNPIAVAACAADCVAASAKLPIDPMFWCSGCNGSMFPMNGNIAAHNSPVQSSRLAAERLLFKMHRQGLAWGTAGSKALCNKYVMPILKKSQYRIQMTNPTPTVSGKYACSPIGATTLPPDAGRAFPVKGEDFGYLLWRKRNCCML, encoded by the coding sequence ATGATCCGCCGCCTGCTCACCCTGCTCGGCATGATCGCCGCGTTCGCGCTGCTGCCGGCGCCGGCGAGCGCGCTCCCGGCCAACTGCACCGGCAAGTTCGTCAACCCGATCACCGACGTCTGCTGGTCGTGCCTGTTCCCGCTGTCGGTGGGCGGCGCGCACATCTGGCCGGGGAGCCGACCCGATACCAAGAACCCAAGCCTGCCGGTCTGTGCGTGCGGTTCGCCGATCCCGCGCATCGGCATCTCGATCGGCTTCTGGGAACCGGCGCGGCTCGTCGATGTGACCACCAAGCCGTGGTGCTTCCCGAATCTCGGCGGACTTCGCCTCAATCCGGGGCTCGATATCGGGCAGGGGCAGTATACCGGCCCGCTCATCAAGGGCGGCGCGACCCAGGCCAGCGCCAACTGGCAGGCGCATTATTACGTCTATCCCTTGCTCTACTGGATGGAGATCCTGACCGACTTCCTGTGTTTCGAACAGGCGTCGTTCGACGTCGCCTACATGACCGAGATCGATCCCTTGTGGAACGACGACGTGCTGACCACGCTCATCAACCCCGAGGTCGCACTGTTCAACAATCCGATCGCGGTCGCCGCCTGCGCGGCCGACTGCGTCGCGGCGAGCGCGAAGCTGCCGATCGACCCGATGTTCTGGTGCTCGGGCTGCAACGGCTCGATGTTCCCGATGAACGGCAACATCGCGGCGCACAATTCGCCGGTCCAGTCGTCGCGTCTCGCGGCCGAGCGGCTCCTGTTCAAGATGCACCGGCAGGGGCTGGCGTGGGGCACCGCGGGATCGAAGGCGCTCTGCAACAAGTACGTCATGCCGATCCTGAAGAAGTCGCAATACCGCATCCAGATGACCAATCCGACGCCCACGGTGAGCGGCAAATATGCCTGCTCGCCGATCGGCGCGACGACGCTCCCGCCCGACGCGGGCCGGGCCTTCCCCGTCAAGGGCGAGGACTTCGGCTACCTGCTCTGGCGCAAGCGCAACTGCTGCATGCTGTGA
- the trbC gene encoding type-F conjugative transfer system pilin assembly protein TrbC, whose protein sequence is MKKFLLSALAIASIGTGCAVLAQTVEGLDLDAIRARSAKSEQDATALVNEVERRGDAFRKDAQTVQAVALEQMRTIDKANLPRGPAGAVDFDEMIQAASANLKEAQGTAPQFMVFVSTSMPEQALKRIIADTSAAGGVVVFRGFPGNSGKAFIAALSKVVEKDQQFASIGIDPRLFRAFDVTAVPTMVVSSSDFTPCDGLTCKTTPPPFDRIEGNVTVRYALETFAGENGPGALVARTALANLGRNP, encoded by the coding sequence ATGAAGAAGTTCCTCCTTTCCGCGCTCGCCATCGCCTCGATCGGCACCGGCTGCGCCGTTCTCGCCCAGACCGTCGAGGGGCTCGATCTCGACGCGATCCGCGCGCGATCGGCCAAGTCCGAACAGGACGCGACCGCGCTCGTGAATGAGGTCGAGCGCCGCGGCGACGCGTTCCGCAAGGATGCGCAGACCGTGCAGGCGGTCGCGCTGGAACAGATGCGCACGATCGACAAGGCGAACCTGCCCAGGGGGCCGGCGGGCGCGGTCGACTTCGACGAGATGATCCAGGCCGCCTCGGCCAACCTCAAGGAGGCCCAAGGCACCGCGCCGCAGTTCATGGTGTTCGTGTCCACCTCGATGCCCGAACAGGCGCTGAAGCGGATCATCGCCGATACCTCGGCCGCTGGCGGCGTCGTGGTGTTCCGGGGCTTCCCCGGCAATTCGGGCAAGGCGTTCATCGCCGCGCTCTCCAAGGTGGTCGAGAAGGACCAGCAGTTCGCCTCGATCGGGATCGACCCGCGCCTGTTCCGCGCGTTCGACGTTACCGCGGTCCCGACGATGGTGGTCTCGTCGAGCGACTTCACGCCGTGCGACGGCCTCACCTGCAAGACGACGCCGCCTCCGTTCGACCGCATCGAAGGCAACGTCACAGTGCGCTACGCGCTGGAGACGTTCGCGGGCGAGAACGGACCGGGCGCTCTGGTCGCGCGGACCGCCCTCGCCAATCTCGGCCGGAATCCCTGA